From a region of the Mercurialis annua linkage group LG1-X, ddMerAnnu1.2, whole genome shotgun sequence genome:
- the LOC126669950 gene encoding uncharacterized protein LOC126669950, which yields MAPQRPLLLPSTSHATINTESAMHDLISRTNNMTFAEPRLSLHRTPAHIPTIQRLVLVGKFLLKAHRFTASAVRYHVDTSWNIPSVVEIDSAANGLFTFRFHSEEAYHMVLNEQPWQILNQLIILKEWPLHVPIKHTQFSTTAFWVQVRGPSPDQLNATAAAEIGAIFSKFLAVDFDDAAPLWR from the coding sequence ATGGCACCTCAACGTCCTCTTCTTTTACCTTCAACATCACATGCAACTATCAATACTGAATCTGCCATGCATGATCTTATCAGCCGTACGAATAATATGACTTTTGCTGAGCCACGCTTGAGTTTACATCGAACTCCTGCTCATATTCCTACTATTCAGCGTCTTGTGttggttggtaaatttttactTAAAGCTCATCGTTTCACAGCATCTGCAGTTCGTTATCATGTTGATACTTCTTGGAATATCCCGAGTGTTGTTGAGATTGATAGTGCGGCTAATGGTTTATTTACTTTTCGCTTTCACTCTGAGGAAGCTTATCATATGGTTCTTAATGAACAACCTTGGCAGATTCTTAATCAGCTCATTATCCTTAAGGAATGGCCATTGCATGTCCCTATTAAGCATACTCAATTCTCTACTACTGCTTTCTGGGTTCAGGTACGGGGTCCATCACCTGATCAGCTTAATGCAACGGCGGCTGCGGAGATCGGAGCAATCTTCTCAAAGTTTCTAGCGGTGGACTTTGATGATGCAGCTCCTTTGTGGAGATAG